CTTGGCAGTCAAGGCAAGTGCAATAAGTGCTGCAATCAAGAGCGGCCAAGCTAGTTTTTTGAGCCACCTGAAATGCAAAAAACTAAAAACAAACATTATTGAAAGTCCAAAAAATACAGAAACTATATGCTTAACGATAAAAACCCAGGGGCTGCCGAAATACCGTACTGACTCGTGCCAAGACGCGCTAATAACGAAAGTAATACCAACAACAATCAAAGCAATTGTTACTTGCAAAAAGAAAGGATCAACTCGATTAAGGCTTGGTTTATTTACTACAGCTTCCACTTGATTTAGTATATATCAGCTGCCTAAATTTATCTCCTCTGTCTTGATAGTTTTTGAACATATCAAAACTTGAGCTTGCTGGTACAAATAGAATTGGTAAGTCTGAATCATGGTTGATAGCCAAATCAACAGCTTGCTCCAAAGTCTCAGCTTTATGAAAATCAGTGTGAGCTGTCAAAGCCTGAGCTATCTTTTCTCTTAGTTCACCAATAATAACGATACGAGAAGAGCGTGCACTGACTATTTTAATAAATTCACTAAGATCGAGGTTCTTGTCTTTACCACCAATGATAGCGATACAATCTTTAAAGGATTCAAGTGCTTTAATTGCAGAGTCTGGATTCGTTGCCTTGCTATCGTTGTAGGCTTTGTGTCCATTAACAGTGGAGATATATTCAAGACGATGCGGTACGGCTTGGAAACTCATTAGTTTAGTTTTAAGATGCTCGCGCCCAACACCAAACTCAGTTGCTGCAAGGCTTGCAGCTAAAACATTAGAATAATTATGCTTACCCACTAAGTTCAACTCAGAACAATCAAGTAATTTGGTTTCTGCTAAATACAAAGAGTCACCCCTATAATATGCATTTGCTTGAGTTTCAGTAGAAAATAATTGTGACTTGTCGTTCTTCAAACTTGCAGTCACATTGTCGTCTTGATTCAAGATGAAAACTCCATCATGCTCAAACAAACGAGCTTTGGCTTGACGATACTCATCAAGGTCTTTGTGCCAATCCAAATGATCATCAGTAAAATTGAGATAAACGGAGCAATCAACCTGTTTCAGTAACTTAGAATAAAACAACTGAGCGGAACTAATTTCCAAAATAAATATTTCTTGATTCTTGAGTTTTGCAAAATCCATAAACGGCAAACCAATATTGCCAATTGCTTGTGTATCAAAGATTGATGCCAAGAGACTTACAGTAGTGGTCTTGCCATTGGTACCAGTGACAGCGATTGTTTTCCCCGGTGCAAAATCCAGAAACAAATCTAGATCAGTCCCAAAATCAAGCCCAGAATCTTGAACCAGCTTAATCACAGGCGCATGTGGCGGAATGCCCGGGCTAATCATTACAAATCGTGAATCAGCAGAATCACCCAGGACAAAATCTGCTGTTTGTTGACCAAACTCAAATTGAACTCCCTTAACCTCATAATCCTCTATGCCAATAAAGCACTCTCTATCCTTAAGCTCAGAAACCCTAATCTCAATACCAGGCTTATATTCCAAAAGAAAATCTATAGCGCTCTTAGCACTAATTCCATATCCTAAAATCGTTACGCTATCAACGCCGGGTCGTAACAACGTAACGCTTTGTATTGACATCATTAACCACTTTATCCTTTATTACAAGAAGATCCTTGTAAATACTAGCAAACTTAGAAGATTCAAGATGTACTTTCTTAAACCTATAATTCATCTGTTTAATAGCCACTGGGCTATCTGCATCCACAAAAAATGCAATGTCAGCATATGACATAGAAGTAAATTGATGTAATGAAAAAGTATACAATCGTAATTTTTCATTATTTGTTAGATTGATGTTGCTATAAATATACTCATAAAACAAGGGTATAACTTCTTCATCAATCAACTCATTTATTTTACTTTCAGAATAAGGCTTAACAATTGCTGACTCCAATATTGATTTAATAAATTCATCATCACCACATATATTTTTAGAATCAAAATCATCATCAAAATCTAACTTATGAAAAGCCCGAAAATTACTAGTTGTAGCTTGCTTGCTCATGCTATCGATTACTAACCCACAATCAAAAAATCCTTGTGGCTCTTGTTTACCGACATAAATAGGATAACTAGACCAGCGATATTCATCTAAATCAGTTACCATACCAGCTTTAAGTGGGTTACAGTGAATATACCTGATCAAATTCAAACTGTATTTCTCCGACTGTACCAATTTCGAATTAAACCGACCCTCAAAAATAGTCCCGCTACGTTCATATTTCAAATTGTAATAAATCGAATAACGTGAATTAATACTTTGTAATGATTTCGATAAATTACCCTGAATGGATTGTAAATATAAATGATAATGATTGTCCATTAAACAATAAGCATGAATCCTAAAACCATACTTCACACACGAAGCCTCCATACAAGCAAGAAATTTATAGCGGTCTTGATCATCATGAAAAATATTAAAACGATCTAAACCTCGAGAATACACATGGTGAAAGGAGTTAGCATAGTCATATCTCTCTATAGTTGGCATAATTTAAATCTCCTGAACAAATATAGCAAACGCATTTTTAGGGCTTCGCAATTGCGAAACCTGTATTGTCAAAGCGTTACTTTGTTATCACCCGGCGTCAAAAAGTAACAAACGTTACTGCGTTACGACCCGGCGTTACCAGTAATAAAAAAGTCCTATATGGTTACCAAGGTAGTTCCAGGTAACCTTGTCAAATATTTCAAGTAGCAGAGGGATGCCACGTCCACCTTCATTATCCATAGTCACATCATCAATACATGCTTGATTGTAAACCTGCCAGTTAAATCCAGGGCCAGGATCAATTAAAGTCATCTTGAATGAGCCAGGGTTAATTCTATAACCCAATCTCACAGTTCCATATGGGTTCTTCTGCAAACCATAACGAATTGCATTGGTCATAGCTTCGGTAATCCCAAGTCGCAAATCCAATCCACGCTCTGCTGGCATATTTGCAGCCAATGCCTCAGTAACAACAGTATCAATCAAACTAGCTACTTTCTTTGTGTCTTGTGCATCAAAATCAACAATGTCAAATTTGACCTGCTCTAAACTAATCATCAATCTATCATCAGTCAGAGGTGTAGCGCCACTCAAAGTATTCAATGCTTCATTTAATTCATAGGTAATCTCTTTAACATCTTGTCCTTTGACCTGCTCCAAGACTTTCATCACCCAATCCTTGGGTACAAAATTGCCATCAGGCATTTTTTGATCCATTACACCATCGGTAAATAAAATCATTTTATCGCCTTGTTTAAAATCAATCGTCTTAGCTTCATAAACCTCATCAATCTCTTTTGGATTGATCAATCCCAGTGGTACACCACTATCCTGATCTTTATCTACAATGATGATCTTGTCGCCTTGTATTAAATAAGGATTCAAGTGTCCAGCGTTTGTATAAGTCAGCGAGCCTTCATAAAGATCAAAAACACCATACCAAGCGGTTGCATAAAAATCGGAACTCGCATTTTGATCCAGAATAGACTGACAAAGAAAACTAATCATTTTCTCTGGGAACCATGCAAGTGCAGAATTGCGCACAGCGGAATTAAATTCACCAAGTAAATAACCCGTCAAAAGTGCAGCAGCAGGACCTTTGCCTGATACATCTCCAATCAATACACCAACCTTGTCAGGCGAAAGCTCAGCAACCCAATAGAAGTCACCTGAAACATTACTATGAGCTTTATAAAAAACAGAAGTCTCTAGATTAACATTAAACACATCTCCACCAATCAGGGATGTCTGCACTCGAGCTGCTTGCTTCAATTCACGAGACAATTTTTCTTGATAAGAATTAAGCTTCTCGTACATTCTTGATTGAGTCATTGCCACAATCACCTGTGAGCCAGCGGCTTCCACAAAATCCATCTCATCACGAATCCAACTGCGCTTGCCATAACTATGAAAAACAATCCAACCTTGAACTACAGACTGAAAATGTAAAGGGCAAGCTAAAGCAGAAACTGCTCCTGTTGCTATAAGCTCTTCTTGTTCTACTGCTGTTAGACGGCTAAAATTCTCCGGGGCTAATAAATCATTAACGGCGATTGGTCCAAACTGATCCTTACGAAAATTGTCTAAGATCAAATGAGTGGCTGTATTAGCGATACTATGCACACCTTGCTCGCAATACTCATCACTAATATAACCATCAAAATATAAAAAACAACGTGATGCCTTCAGTGCTAAACCAAGCTCATTTACAGTACGAGCCAAGATCTCACTCAAGTTTAAGCTAGAACGAATCTGAGTTGTTAGGTTGTTTAAAAGCTCAGCATATTCAGTTCTTTTGCGCGCTTCTTGATATAGCAGAGCTTTCTCAATAGCAGTTGACAAAGGTATTACAATCGATTGCAACAAATCTATTTCACGCTCATTCCAATCACGCACTTCGCTACATTGTTGTACGTAAAAAACACCTTGGATCTCATCTATCAAAGATTGATGATTATCAGGTGCAACAGTACCTGCAATTTGTTTCTTAATCAGGATAGGCAAAGCCAGTAATGATTGAGTAGAATGTAAAAAATTGTCTTCTACTTTTTCGCCAATTTTGGTTTCAATAATATTGGTCTTAGACTTAATTGCTTTGCGAATATAATAATTCTTGCGAACAGTTTCAACTCTCAGCTGTATACTTGTTTCTTCAATATTTTTATTAGTCACAAAATTACGCTTGTATTCAAGCTCAGCATATTCATTTACAGCTAGCAGGGCATTACGGCTAAATAAAACAATCCCGCATCTGTCGACACCTAAATAACTACCAATCTCTTTTGTCGTAAGATCTAAAACACCATCCAAATAAAATGCACTATTGATTAGTTCAACCCATTTATTGATGAGCTTTTCTTTCTCTGCACGAGAATTGGCTATCTGCCTTTCTTGAATTAAAGCCAGTGTTGTGTTCTGTAAATGACGAGCCAAGTCTTCAGTCTCGCTAATAGTCTTTTCCATCAACGCAGTTTTATCCTCGTTGAGTTTACGTTCAGCAGCCAACTTTAACTCTAGTTCTTGAACTTTTGCATCAGAACTTTGATAATTTTGTTGCCTTTTTTCCATAAAATCAATGCTTATTAAGTTCTCTCTTGACTTTATTAACTCGCCTTCGATATGATTCTAGTCAGCTGATGTAATCTAGCTATTCTCAAAAGAGCTTGCACATCATCTATTACATTATATAATTCAAGTTCTGCACCGATCATTTTGCATTCTTTCCACAATCTTACAAATGAACCCATTCCAGCACTATCAAGAAAACTTAAGTCAGAACAATTCACCTTAACTTTGGCTTGCTCCTTCAAATGAGGTAATACAGACTCCTTAAAATGCTCAGCATCACTATAGAGCAATTGTCCGCCGACTTCAAGCTCCAAGCACTGTTCATCATCTGTTTTTATATTTAGTTTCAACATCTTTATTATAGGACCCAAGCCTTTTCTCCCCCATGTTACCTAATCAATATACCCATAACATAGTCATTAAAAACACAGATGAAACACTGTTTAACACTGTTATTGAGGCAAAAACAAGTATCACCGATTACCGGCAGATCAATAACAATCATATTGACAAGAGCAATACAAAGCAAATCATCATACCTGGACTCATAAATCTACATTCGCACCTGGCATATTCTGACACCACACTCAGCTCCCAGAGCCTCTTTCCCTGGATAAGTCAATTAGTCGAAATACACCATATGGGGGAGGCGAGTTTACCTAGTGCCGCCCTCAAGGGTGCTCAAGAAGCTCTGAGCTTTGGCACCAGCTTCCTTATCGACAATACTAGCCATCCTGAGGATTCAATCAAGGCTTTCCAAGAAAGCGGACTCAAAGGAATTATCGGAATCGAAATTTTTGGTTCTGATCCAAAACAAGCAACACAAATCTTGCAGCAAAATCTTAAACAAATTAACAAACTAAACAAACCAACAAACGTAGACTTGACTCTCTCTCCACATGCAAGCTACGACGTCTCACCGCAACTTTGGCAACTCTGTCTTGATTGGTGTAATCAAAACCAAGTCCCGCTACTTAGTCATCTAGCTGAAAGCGCAGCCGAAGAAGCTTGGTTCCAAGACAAAGACTCGCAGCAAGCCCAGTCAGCAAAAGAGTTTTGGGACAAGATCAACACCCTTGAAACCAAACTGGCAAACTGGCAAAGCTATCCAAGCTCGACTCGATATCTTCACGGGCATAATTTATTAAAACCATTTAGTTTGTTTACTCATTTGGTTCATGCCACCAAACAAGATCTTGAATTAATTAAAGCAGCAGGAATTGGAATCATCACCTGCCCTCGCTCCAATCTCTATCTTAAAAACGGTTTGGCAAATTACCAGCAATGGCACAAACTCGCTATCGATTTTGCTATTGGTACTGATAGCAAAGCCTCTAACAGCGACCTTGATCTTAGGAAGGAAGCCAATGCAATTCCAGGACTCAGTGCCAAAGCCAAGTTTGAATTAATCACCAACAAAGCAGCTAAATTACTTAAACGTGATGATCTTGGTTCTCTTGATATTGGCAAAGCAGCTGATTGGGTGGTACTTGAAGTACAGGATCAGAATATCGACCTAGCAACAGCTGATCCATTTGAACTAATTATGGATACAGCAATGACAATAGTCAAACAAGTTTATATAGACGGTAATTGTCGCTACCAAGCAAACAGCTAGTTTGGGGGGATGCTAGAATATGACACAGAATGACAACAGATTCTAAATTATGTATTAGTCAAGGTGTTGAGGTTAAAGCCAGCAGTATCTACTTGGAAGAGTACTCCAAGCCAGCTGAAGGCAAGTTCCTCTTTTGTTACAGAATCACTATCACCAACAAATCCGATCAAAAAGTCAAACTACTGAATAGACATTGGATTATTATTGACTCTAATTCCAAGCAAGAAGAAGTACAGGGACCAGGAGTAGTTGGACAACAGCCTGAATTAAATCCTGGTGAGAGTCATGAGTATATGAGTTTTTGTAATCTAGAAACTCACTTCGGAACTATGGAAGGTAGTTATGAAATGGAACGAACAGACAGCAGTAAATTCCAAGCTATCATTCCTCAATTCTATCTTGCCGATAACCTAAATCAATTTGATAAACCAAAATACAAACGTGGGCAAACTATCAAACATCCTCAAGAAGACTATCGAGGCATCGTCACTGACTTTGATATGTACTTTATTAACGACGAAGAAATTTATAACAAAAGCAAATATAAGCCCGACAAAAACAAACCTTGGTACTACGTACTTATTGATGGTACCAATGCTATTAGCTATGTTGCTGAAGAGCACCTAGAGCTTGATGAAGACTCAGAAAATATAGAACATCCACTAATCGAGTTCTTCTTTGATGGTTTTGACGGTAACAAATATATCCGCAATGACAAGACTTGGGACGAGCTTAAACGTAGTTAGGGCTATTTTAAGCTGATCTAGCGTAAGCCAATACCTGTCTACGCAGCAAATTCCACTCTCTAATTGCTACTCTAAATTCACGAGTAGCCTGATTAATTTGATCCTTGAGAACTTCTACTTCAAGCTGAACAAAAGCAGGCTTGTGTGTTTTGCTAGTTAATTTTTTGTGTTGTTGACGTAAAGAAGAAAGATATTTAAAAGCAGCATCTGCTCTTGATTTCATCTCTTCAAAAGCATCGACATAGCTAGAAGTAAAGAAGTCGAAATTGCGTTTGTTTAGTTTCTTGATCATATGTTTCTCTTTCATATGCATACGCTTGCGCAAAATGATCTCTGCACTAATCTTTTTTAAATCATAAGTTAAACCGATATATGACAAACCTCTAATCGTCCATTTACATGGATCCCAATCCCAAGGTCT
This Cyanobacteriota bacterium DNA region includes the following protein-coding sequences:
- the murD gene encoding UDP-N-acetylmuramoyl-L-alanine--D-glutamate ligase; amino-acid sequence: MSIQSVTLLRPGVDSVTILGYGISAKSAIDFLLEYKPGIEIRVSELKDRECFIGIEDYEVKGVQFEFGQQTADFVLGDSADSRFVMISPGIPPHAPVIKLVQDSGLDFGTDLDLFLDFAPGKTIAVTGTNGKTTTVSLLASIFDTQAIGNIGLPFMDFAKLKNQEIFILEISSAQLFYSKLLKQVDCSVYLNFTDDHLDWHKDLDEYRQAKARLFEHDGVFILNQDDNVTASLKNDKSQLFSTETQANAYYRGDSLYLAETKLLDCSELNLVGKHNYSNVLAASLAATEFGVGREHLKTKLMSFQAVPHRLEYISTVNGHKAYNDSKATNPDSAIKALESFKDCIAIIGGKDKNLDLSEFIKIVSARSSRIVIIGELREKIAQALTAHTDFHKAETLEQAVDLAINHDSDLPILFVPASSSFDMFKNYQDRGDKFRQLIYTKSSGSCSK
- a CDS encoding transposase — translated: MPTIERYDYANSFHHVYSRGLDRFNIFHDDQDRYKFLACMEASCVKYGFRIHAYCLMDNHYHLYLQSIQGNLSKSLQSINSRYSIYYNLKYERSGTIFEGRFNSKLVQSEKYSLNLIRYIHCNPLKAGMVTDLDEYRWSSYPIYVGKQEPQGFFDCGLVIDSMSKQATTSNFRAFHKLDFDDDFDSKNICGDDEFIKSILESAIVKPYSESKINELIDEEVIPLFYEYIYSNINLTNNEKLRLYTFSLHQFTSMSYADIAFFVDADSPVAIKQMNYRFKKVHLESSKFASIYKDLLVIKDKVVNDVNTKRYVVTTRR
- a CDS encoding SpoIIE family protein phosphatase — its product is MEKRQQNYQSSDAKVQELELKLAAERKLNEDKTALMEKTISETEDLARHLQNTTLALIQERQIANSRAEKEKLINKWVELINSAFYLDGVLDLTTKEIGSYLGVDRCGIVLFSRNALLAVNEYAELEYKRNFVTNKNIEETSIQLRVETVRKNYYIRKAIKSKTNIIETKIGEKVEDNFLHSTQSLLALPILIKKQIAGTVAPDNHQSLIDEIQGVFYVQQCSEVRDWNEREIDLLQSIVIPLSTAIEKALLYQEARKRTEYAELLNNLTTQIRSSLNLSEILARTVNELGLALKASRCFLYFDGYISDEYCEQGVHSIANTATHLILDNFRKDQFGPIAVNDLLAPENFSRLTAVEQEELIATGAVSALACPLHFQSVVQGWIVFHSYGKRSWIRDEMDFVEAAGSQVIVAMTQSRMYEKLNSYQEKLSRELKQAARVQTSLIGGDVFNVNLETSVFYKAHSNVSGDFYWVAELSPDKVGVLIGDVSGKGPAAALLTGYLLGEFNSAVRNSALAWFPEKMISFLCQSILDQNASSDFYATAWYGVFDLYEGSLTYTNAGHLNPYLIQGDKIIIVDKDQDSGVPLGLINPKEIDEVYEAKTIDFKQGDKMILFTDGVMDQKMPDGNFVPKDWVMKVLEQVKGQDVKEITYELNEALNTLSGATPLTDDRLMISLEQVKFDIVDFDAQDTKKVASLIDTVVTEALAANMPAERGLDLRLGITEAMTNAIRYGLQKNPYGTVRLGYRINPGSFKMTLIDPGPGFNWQVYNQACIDDVTMDNEGGRGIPLLLEIFDKVTWNYLGNHIGLFYYW
- a CDS encoding STAS domain-containing protein; protein product: MLKLNIKTDDEQCLELEVGGQLLYSDAEHFKESVLPHLKEQAKVKVNCSDLSFLDSAGMGSFVRLWKECKMIGAELELYNVIDDVQALLRIARLHQLTRIISKAS
- a CDS encoding amidohydrolase family protein, which gives rise to MLPNQYTHNIVIKNTDETLFNTVIEAKTSITDYRQINNNHIDKSNTKQIIIPGLINLHSHLAYSDTTLSSQSLFPWISQLVEIHHMGEASLPSAALKGAQEALSFGTSFLIDNTSHPEDSIKAFQESGLKGIIGIEIFGSDPKQATQILQQNLKQINKLNKPTNVDLTLSPHASYDVSPQLWQLCLDWCNQNQVPLLSHLAESAAEEAWFQDKDSQQAQSAKEFWDKINTLETKLANWQSYPSSTRYLHGHNLLKPFSLFTHLVHATKQDLELIKAAGIGIITCPRSNLYLKNGLANYQQWHKLAIDFAIGTDSKASNSDLDLRKEANAIPGLSAKAKFELITNKAAKLLKRDDLGSLDIGKAADWVVLEVQDQNIDLATADPFELIMDTAMTIVKQVYIDGNCRYQANS
- the hspQ gene encoding heat shock protein HspQ, encoding MPQFYLADNLNQFDKPKYKRGQTIKHPQEDYRGIVTDFDMYFINDEEIYNKSKYKPDKNKPWYYVLIDGTNAISYVAEEHLELDEDSENIEHPLIEFFFDGFDGNKYIRNDKTWDELKRS